The genomic window CAGATATGAGAGGAGAAAGAGCGCAGCTCCTGAAACAAGAGCAGAGAGCGCCCCGCGAGAGGAGAGCTCCGATACGCAGCCATCAGTGCTGCAGCCTTCTCCTGTAACACGCAGGAGAATTAACATTACGATACCGGGCACAGTGTTTATGAAACCGGTACTCATCCCGTAATCTTAAACCGCTAGGAACTTACTTTAACCAATTCGATTACCACAAACGACTCCTCGAGTGGAACTCGCCCACTGCCCAGTAGAGCGGACAGCGTCCACTTCAGAGGTCTGACTAACAACAACCCGACGCCCCACGACAGCCAGCCGGAATCTACATTAGCAGCAAAGTCGGATTCTTTCTGCACTTTACCGCTCCTGTAAGGGAAATGCAACCATAACCATAATAGTAATAAGTTACTTTACTGAtagagtttcttctgttttaaatgaaatatctcactttatttcattataatgctTTTTAGATTTATAACGAGATGTTTCGGACACACAGAAACTACTCTTCTGTTTTAATattcacacttatttatttgGCACACATTTATTTGACTTAAAAATTGTTGACCACGCCTTTAATGGTCTCACTCAACAGCTGAGCAGTGctaggatttttatttaatcctaAGGCagtagtgaaataaataaatcaattgaATTCAGCTTTCCACCACTGTTCTTCTTCTGCActtttcaaccttttttttccactctacAATAAAGAAACGAGCTAAGTATTCAGTATACGAAGCGGTATTGCAGTACCTGATCATGCTCTGTATAACGGTGCTTAGGCCTAGAGGAACGCTCCCCTTTCGCCGAAAACTTTCATTCAGGTCCTGCAAGCTCATGCAAACAGATCCGTGCCGTCTGCAGCTCTGCACCAGCAAAGGCGTCCAGAAGTTCATCTTGCTGTCCCAGTCAGCCGGGTCGACCTCTCGGTTCTCTTTGAAAGCCGAGAACAAGAAGGCCATCCGTTCGTCATCTTCCCAGTCAGAGGGAAATTCGGAGGAGGACGTCCCGACTTTCTGCTGTAGTGAAACTGGCATtgtgctacaaaaaaaaaaaaaaaaagttaagaagTTTAGTGCACATCATAATACACAAGGTTGATAGTATGGTTGCTAACTCTTAATCATGGAAAAGCTTCATCAGTGTATAACGACAGAATCTCATTCACAATCAGTCCAACGCGGTGACATCACTGCATTAAACGTCCCTATGTTGGTAAAAGCACATCTCTTTGAAACTCTACCCTCTTCGAAAGGAATAAACTCCAACCATTCATCGCTCAACCAAAGGTTTGttggaaaagcaaaaaaacaaaacaaaacacagagacGAATTATGTTTGCTGCAAACAATCTGCTAAGGTTGAACAAGACACGCCCCTAGGGGTGGGACATACATATTCAAGCCCGcatttaattggacaaacaAAAGAGTAGTACAGGATGAGTCATGAGAAAttttttgattgttttcctgGAAGCGATGAACTATAAAACTATAATAGAAATATCTCCAaaaactttctttctttatttacattttattttctaaaaaccTATACCATCTAATTGTGTCCATAATACTAAACGACAGGTTTGTTTTTAGGGCCACTTTAAGTTAAAGTAAATTGTGTATAAGGAGcagggaaagaaataaaactgcGGATCCTATAGATTAACACAGTAAAACACAAAAGCGTTAGATATTATTACAGGTCCATACATTATTATACATGATGGCAAATAAACATCTCAGTCGGTTTGATCAGTAATGCGATCAGTATAAGCATACAAAACTACAAACTAAGTGATTGctataaagagataaaaacacacaatatggctactgagagaagaaaaacagactGAAGCTATACACTAAGAGCAAAGGTTAAGTATTTATATCAACTAACCTTAATTTTACGTTTCATATAAGGATTAGTAGGTAAACTAAGCAACATTAACGCCTTCTTCCGGCATCTCTGCTTTAGATAGGTTGATAAAAACCTTCATGTTTATTCACAGAAAAAGAAATCCTAAACGTCAAAACGAAAATCTCGTCCCCGTTTTCCTGTTATGGTGTTTTGCTCGAGCTACATAGGCCGAATCCTGAACTATTATTAAGAGCACTTAATCCGCTGCGAAATAACGTTTTCTACACCCTAAGTAGTGTGCACTACACGTCCGATAATGAGTCGTTTGAGTTTCAGCCAAAAAACCCGGAAAACAGCTCAgcgccttcttcttcttttattctaGTCGTTTATTGGTGATGAAGCGCCACCTGGTGGTTTGGAGTAACGACAATTGCAGCGCTAATAAAGACAAACCACtccccccatccatccattttctgtaccgcttatcccagTGGTTTTCAGCGTGGGGGCCACCAgagggcgcccggggggcctcaacaatttggtgtgaaaaataaattctcactctcagacaaccacacactcacacaatcaattcctgatgtaatgtaatgtaaagatgcaagatgtaattattaattttaaaaaaagggggacatATTcaaaagtctgtatttttaacgtgttttaaagacatcttgcaaaaggggggcctcggtcaaatgttaatgccatttgggggccttgccctggaaaagtttgggaacccctggcttatcctactgggttgtgggagcctggagcctggagcctatcccagggagcatggggcacaaggtggggtacaccctggacagggggccaatccatcacagggcacaatcacatacacattcacacacccattcatacactatggacactttggacatgccaatcagcctaccgtgcatgtctttggactgggggaggaaaccggagtacccggaggaaacccgcacagcacggggagaacataaaactctgcgcacacaaggcagtggtgggaatcgaacccccgaccataaaaaaaaaagtcattaaactgagcaaaaaataagaaataagaacagTGAATTTGAAGTATAACTACAAGGATAAGCTTAAGAATACAATAGGTGCACATTTTCTGCACTGATTTTCACTGCACTATGGTGCCAGATGAGCAGTAGGCCCAAATCCCTTATTtttgatgatttaaaaaaaaaaaaaaaaaaaatacccccccccaaaattatAAAAACCATCAAAGAGCTTCTAATGGTCTCTACTACAAATACCGTTACAAAAAATCAGCAATAATTagcattattggtccttaatggtatccactatacataacatgccaccaatagaaggcagtagagacccacagggaccattaaagttttaaactttaaactttaaCTGCATTTGCTGCAGCAGTTTGTAAATGATTCTCATGATGGACATTCAGCTGATTGTAGTGGAACCTGTATATGTTTTGCTACTGTTTGCAattgtgtgaacattttgaagATTGGGTTAGAACAGGGAGACTATGAGTGAGTAATAAGTATCGCATAGTTGCagtagatttaaaaataattttttaaaaaagagaaaaaatacaaagagagagagagagagagacagacgacTTCAGCGAGGAGGaaaattctttcttttatatTACACAATAGTTTACAGCCCACTGTGCGATATCTTTCCCACACAACACTGTTCTGTTGTCCTGTGTGttcatttttctgtttatttgtcgTCCTGTGtatactgtcctgtgtatttattgtcatacgtctcacactgttgtgtacttgccctttatgtagtcttgtatACTGTactactgtattgtattgttatgtgttgcaccatggtcctggagaaacggcattttgttccaatgtatacaagctactACTGTATATAcgggaatgacaataaaaacccacttgccTCGACTTGACGTCCTCGGACCCCTCTTGTCCCCGGAACTTTTAATAGATCTCATACGCTGAAAATCATGCTTAACCTGATTCAACATTGACAACAGATGGTGAGAAAGTATTGTATAAATTTATTTCCAACGCTGATGATAAACATTTGTGACGTTTCATATTAGTCATGGATCGTCATAATGAAAAATCCACATGCTCAGTCATACTTAAACCCAAAGagatgctttttcttttttttcttttctaagtAGTTTCAACGCACAGAATGACAATAAGTTTGTGCTTTGATATGTTACAGGTTTTTGCGGGATGGGATAAAGTGTGTAGATGAAAATGGGATGAAATTGTATAGTgattactatagaaattatcGTAGTTGTTAGTCTGGCACAACACATGCATACAAAAATCTGCATGAAAATCAACACCTTTTATATCACAAACTGATTTTGTACATAACCATCGATGAGGCTATGAGATCTTAAATTTTAACCTGGGTAACAGTATGtactcacaaacacactgtgTGGTATCTTTAAATCCGGATTTTTATAAATAGTAGTACTTTGTCTTGGTCATTTGTAACCTGTAGTTTCTGGACAGGACCGTTAAATTATTAATGATGGCAGATGATTGAtggcaaaaaataaagtttcattttttcATGCTGAAAAGAAGGCTTCATATATCGAGACTGTCTCACTGTCTAgtttaataagaacacctgtacacctaatcattcatgcaattatccagtcagccaatcatgtggctggCATGATCGAGACATGATCTCGTAGCTCATCTACATCAGGGCTCGAGGTGTTGTGAATTCTGAgttacttttctgctcaccatgtttGTAAAGATTGGTTATATGAGTTATTGTATCCTTCCCGTCAGCTCGAACCCGTCTCCCCTGAgcttctcatcaacaaggcgttttcACCTAGATGCTTTGCACACCAGCACCATGTATAGactgttgtgcgtgaaaatcccatTAGATCAgatgtttctgaaatactcaaaccatgcCAAGGTCTAAGCTGCAGAGATCccattttctctttattctgatgtttgatgtgaacattacctgacgCTCTTGACGTGTATCTGcacagctgccacatgattggctgtttggcAAATGCCCCTAATAAAATTAACAGTGAGTGTAGATCTTGCTTTATTTTGAGGTCAGTATACACTTACCTTCATATCTACTGCGTATGTATAAGCTTATATCCAGAACAGATTTAATGAACAGTGTCCAGTTCCATTCTTGAAGGGCAAGTCGGCATGCTAATTTATGCTATTTTACAAGACTACAAATTGATGAAATTAAAGACCTGTCCAAAAGACATAAAGTGTGTATTGCATATAAACAGGATTTGCAACAAAAGCCAGGCAACATATTGATCTTCCATTAACAAAACCTATACTCCTTGAGATGAAATCAGCTTTAGTCTGGAGTTTACTTGGCACTGAGGTCCACCAGTAGATGCTGATATGCCACAGTCTTTCCTTTAAAGCTGGCAACGAGCAAGATGTCTTTGTTGTCAATGGAGACGAGGCTAAAGCCACGAGGTGCCAAAACGTTGAGTTCCTGGAAAGGCCGGAAGCACTGTGTGAGCTCGTCCCACAGGTAGATCCGTGAGAAGGAGTAATCGCTGCCCAGAATCAGGTAGTGCCTCACTCCTACGTTAAACGGTTGTAGCGCCATTGAGCCACGTGAAGGCAGCGTCTGGATCTCCACAAAGCGCTGGCTTTCCCAGCGCACGAGCCTCGAGTCGCCAATGAACCGCGTCAGGCAGAGGTAGAGTGCTTGATGGGCCCAGAAGTGCTTGACCATGTGTACATCACCTGCATGTGGGATCTGAGAGTGGACGACGAACTGCCGTGTCCCACGGTTCCACTGGTACACCATTGGAGGCTGCGAGGAGCTCGACAAGATTAGCCGGGCCTTACCGTCCACCTCCAggaagtggatgtgtgtgtCACGGTGCCATGGGTGAAGAGACTGGTGCGAGTAGAAGCCGTTGCTGTTCCAGCGGTAGATGCTAGTGGAACCTGCCTTGGAGCTGTCCACTACCGCAAAGTACCAATCTCCTTCAACCTGAAACATCTCGATGAAGTTGGGTTTGCGTACACGGCTGGCATCGATGTCCTGGATTTTGACAAACTGCAAAGGCCCTTCTTCCCACCTGTGTAAAAGACAGAAATAATGTTGCTctgcatttgttattaaaaagaatagAACTATGCCATAATTCAAAGTAATTCTCAAATGAAGGGAATGGTCTTATACAAGCATAGCAATCTACTATAATAATGAAAAACTGGATATTTTTTCCACTTAACATTAAGCTATACTAGTATTTTTAAGCTTTCCTTGCAAATATTGGACAAGATTTCCCTCTCTATATATCTGGCTAAATCAGAGAAAATGGTATTctcattgtgttttatgtttctaCTGTAGGCTTGTGCGATATGTTTCATCGTCTCTACACGATATTACGCTGCCACAATATCCAATGACGTTTACtccaattatattatattatattatattatattaaatggcgcacttatatagcgcttttatccaaagcgctttacactggttctcattcatccattcacacacacactcacacaccaatggtagcagagctgccatgcaaggcgctaacttgccatcgggagcaacttggggttcagtgtcttgcccaaggatacttcgGTATGtagagtcacgtgggccgggaatcgaaccgccaaccctacgattagtggacaacccgctctactacctgatccacagccgcccccagactatattatattaccataCTTGCAACCATCTAGAAGCTCGCTTAcaagttatcactcaaaaatatggCAAATGAGCAGTCTTTTATCCTCAATAAAAACAGGAGATGATATTAAATGACACTCCCTGGAAGCTCCCTTTCCCCAATCTCGCACGCTCTTAACTGGACTCAGGCTCCCTTGCTTTCTGTCAAAGAGAATGATTTTCATTAATGAGTTCTTTAAGTAATGAATAACTGACGACGGgatgttaaattatttttaaaaaataaataatttattattatttattatgcattattttatattttaaaaaaaaatcagcttttttattcaattttcaatacaatttggaaatgcaagcAATTATTGTGCTTGtaccacagttaccacacctcaagacTTTGTTCAGacgttttatttcaagacatttgtcaggtttttgtccttaaaatgctcgtgtgtggaactaatttattacgcatCTTAAGCCTCCATCGTTAATTCCAAAACATCATTTTAGAACTATATGGAGGCTTGAGTTAttgtagaagagagagagagagagagagagagagttcacagttttttttgcatttcatgctgataataatacaatagaacaaataaataaatactgataaGCCtactttttaatctttttatctATCTTTTTTCTTGccctctcgctctgtctctctctctctcactccaatAACCGCATATCAATAGCTCAAGCCTTGGCTTCGCGTCGTGGCCGCATTACCACCTTTCAAataattctttcatttatttctggaaaatctcaattgtctgtcattttgtttgtggtcaaatgtgtgtgctgtggtggacagtaggctaACTTTTCTGTTAGTTCCGTTAACTTGGCGAAGTGATACAGAACTGTAATGCGCTCAAGACCTGCttggaactactttagctgtgcattcactgaaaaaaaaattgcacaccTTAGAACGTCcgtcaaccaatcagaatcgagtattgaacagcgctgtggtataatatgaAATGACTTATTTTGACTTGACTGTAGCTCACATTAGACAAGAATTTATTTAACATCAATGAACGACATTATATTCATTGGGATGCCACCAGAAATTTTTCGTCTTGCCAAAAAATACAGCACTTTTGGTTTTCAAGCGAAAGAGACAAACGGATGAACATctggagctaaaaaaaaaaaaatagggcaAATGAAGTGTCAAATCTACCACTTTATAAATAGCGTGGACATTAGACAACCGATTTGTAAAAGGATTATACTGAAAATGCACTACtaggttttgttttattgtttattgtgtatTACTACGTAAACCTGAAAATCCATCAAGCTGAGTTTTTGCAGCTGCCACTGCCTGCAAGCAGTTCCCGACTGCACAGCtcataatattacaatattacaccCTCTCATACTCTCTTTAAACctaaaatggtggaaatgcttgTTGACCTGTCTCTGACTGATTAAATCCTTacttgtgggggtttttttctgctgagTATGGAAAAATCAGTATCCCAGAACGATCCTTTAagcaaatttaaaataaatcataacgCAGTTCTAAATGTCCTAACTCATAAATTATTCTGCCAATCAGGAAAAACCACACCTGTGTTAATTATGTaaaattttttacataattCTGGCTCTATGTATTGATCAGCCTGTTGGTAATATCATCCCAGTCCCCAAATATGctcataattatattttaactCTGAGTCTCTTACTTATAGATATGGGATCCACCAAAGAGTTGGGCTACCACCATGTAGAGTGTGTTGTTGATCACCACAGGCTTGCAGTACACTGCAGATCGAGCTGGAAAACATTACAAACACTACACATTTAGACTCACATGGtaccgaaacacacacacacaaaaaaaaacacaatgttttttaaacattgtagAATATTGCCTGTCCTTAGGAACACCTGAATGATAAAATCGGTCTTCATATATCTGACCATTTTTGTTGTACACCGCAAgtttgttgaattctcaaatctgattggtcagaaggtacaCTTATTCTAACacattactgtttctatagtaacagctcattcacggggACTTGTATGACGGAACCTGAACATAATCTAAGCCTCTATAACATGAcaaagctgcgtttttttttttgtcatactaCCTTCAAACGAGAGAAAAAGGGTTATAAAAGGGTTTATAGCTGCAAAAACATATTAAGTGATAAAACATAGATAGAATAAAGATAGAAAGATGTTCTGTAGatgctccacaacattaaatctaactataaatggattaaaaaaaaaaaaaaaaacatgctgtcataatttaataaataaaaatggtaatcGATGGAATATTCAGAGGAATATCATCTACTTTAGGGTAGTAACGGCACCATAGCATCCTgtcgttgatcattttcctataacagcacaccctgtcatgTCGTATTCCTTAGATatctcctttcctttcccaCTCACAGCCTTTCCAACTCTCTTCTCCTTCACCTCACCAACCTCTCTCGGCAAGGCCCATTACTTTAAAAGCAGCTCGAGTGGAGTAAGGATAGAGCGGATGCTTTTAGTCACACTGTACCGTGGAGAGAGATCAGGAGGGCAGGGAATTTTTATGCTTCAGCTCCTGACAGTATTTGATTCACTGAAACCGTTCTGCGAAAGTCCAAAGAATTGTTTCAACCAAACCTGTAATACTTTAACATCTTCTTCGGAAGCTCATTCAGCATGTATGTTGTAAGCATTACttgagacattttatttttcaatcaaTCACCAGTCGGTAATCTTGGAAAACGTGATAATAAAGGGCAGACTTACATGTGATGTTGTAATGGGTCCTGAAAAGCATGTCCACATGATCCCAGATGTAAACAGTACATATTCCCATGTTGGGCTGAGCGAACACCACATACAAGTCATCGTTAAAGTCATACGACTCCACAGAGAGGGTCTGGAATGGGTAGGTCTCGTACAAAGCGAAATCTGAGGATAGATTTTAAGACGCATAAGTATTCACTTCACATTGAATTTTTCCACTTTTTGTGACACGTGTTACAGCCTGGACTTGAATTCGATTTAAACTGTTAAGCTGTGAACCTCGAATCAGGAGCAGTGCATAGAAGTTTggacaaattaaatgaaatatacaaCCGCTGAGGAAAAACGACAACTAAAATGGTACAGCACACCATTCCATAACTGATGTATTTTCCTGGATGAGTTTGCATCTGTCAGCTGAGGAGATCCCAGAATGCCAAAGCGCTCCTTCCTTACCTGCACTAATGCAGTTGAAGTCTCGTGGTGTTAAGTCCTGGATGCGTCGGCCCTGGAACTCAAAGGGACTGGCACAGTATATAGTCGGGACGGAGGTGTTGGATTTCTCCATCCAGTCCACCAGCCACTTAATCTTACAGTCGCAGCGGAACGAGTTCCCTCTCAGATCTCTGAGGAAAGTGGGACACAAGTTCTACATCGGTTCCTAAAACCTATagctgttctttttttatatatatatatattcattattagtaatttctttttttttttttaaataatacagaccAAATACTTATTTAAATAAGGAAACATAATGAGGCATGTTGTTGTgggggaaataatcaacaacagactgatgaagctgagttactgttactacctcAAAATGAATTTCTTTCCTATTCCAGCACATCCtcaggtgttttattccacttataccacagcaatttgtcaatgattgcaggtttttcattaaataaagaatgacattcatactttttatccatttatagttacgtctaatgttgtggaacacccATGATACAAGTTACTTCCTGGTATCTcttacattatagtagctataaacaccagtctctcttttttttatttatattagctataatatatatatatatatatatatatattttaaagatgtGTTGGTATATTATGGTATAATCTGATATTGACTGGGTTAAGACAGTCCTATAAGTATTATGAATGATCATCACCGGCGCGTTCGGTGAATTGTAACCTTcctaattgaattttttttcaactaCTGAATCCCGATGTCATCTTTTTCGAGGTAAAAATGTGTTATTGGAAGTGGAAGAGGACATCTGGATTCTactgcatgtacagtatattaacaGATGTGTGCTTTGCAGTGTCTTCTGTAAGACGTTTAAAGTGGACTCACAGGTCAGTGAGGATGTCCTGGTATTTGAGCAGTTCTCTGGGTAAGACCTGCAGGTTGTTGTTAGACAGAGACCTGTCAGATGAAAAATACAAAGTTACAACCTGTGCTATAGTCGAAAACATGATATTATCATCAAATTGCCACTCTTttttatacacactgtatattcaAAAACCTATTACTATAGTGGTATAATGCTGTATGATGATACGTACAGGTGCGTTAGAGACTTCAGGCCTCTAAAAGTGTATTTGGAGAGTGACTGAATGTCATTATTCTCAATAAACCTGCAGGGCAGAAGGAAAACGACTGAGTTAAACAAACAGACTGAGAGAATTCGAGCATGCGGATTCAACTGACTATCAGTTCAACAAACCacaagataaagaaagaaagctaaGTGCAGGGATTAAAAAGATTTAAGGGTGTGAAGCTCAGAAGACAGTTAATTGGCAAATACTATCGATATAATGGCATGCTGTCAGGTCTTTCCTCGCTGTCTTTTGCTCTCATTTTGTCTCTCTTGGATTGATGACACACTGTACAATGAAATTCAGTTTAGATTGCATAATAGATTGAGTCGTTGCAATTGACTCCCTGTGATCTATGCGTCACATTTATCCTATAAAACCTTTTAGCTTAATGACACTGAGGTTGCTGCAGCGtcttctcatttctctctctcacacacacattctctctctctctctctctctctctagcttttCATTATGAATTTGAGCTTAAATGTTACCTGAATCTTAGGTAGATGGAAGCACCACTAGAATATGGGTCCATGACGCATGGCGAGGAGGtcctacattttttaaattagataCATGTCTGAAAATCACAACTCACCGTTATCAAAGTTAATACTAATGAGTACTGACTGGTcccttgaattgaatgggtttaaccGGAACCTTAATAATTCAAGtcagcctataaataatgtaggCTTGAACCTAATCTGtctgtggaaagttcaggaatagaaagctctatctgtccatccattttccatactgcttatcctacacagggttgcagag from Ictalurus furcatus strain D&B chromosome 5, Billie_1.0, whole genome shotgun sequence includes these protein-coding regions:
- the lgi3 gene encoding leucine-rich repeat LGI family member 3 encodes the protein MAEGRRVTKVPRCPATCSCTKDSAFCVDTKAIPKSFPPGIISLTMVNAGFTEIPEGAFSHLHLLQFLLLNSNTFTVIADDAFAGLSHLQYLFIENNDIQSLSKYTFRGLKSLTHLSLSNNNLQVLPRELLKYQDILTDLDLRGNSFRCDCKIKWLVDWMEKSNTSVPTIYCASPFEFQGRRIQDLTPRDFNCISADFALYETYPFQTLSVESYDFNDDLYVVFAQPNMGICTVYIWDHVDMLFRTHYNITSRSAVYCKPVVINNTLYMVVAQLFGGSHIYKWEEGPLQFVKIQDIDASRVRKPNFIEMFQVEGDWYFAVVDSSKAGSTSIYRWNSNGFYSHQSLHPWHRDTHIHFLEVDGKARLILSSSSQPPMVYQWNRGTRQFVVHSQIPHAGDVHMVKHFWAHQALYLCLTRFIGDSRLVRWESQRFVEIQTLPSRGSMALQPFNVGVRHYLILGSDYSFSRIYLWDELTQCFRPFQELNVLAPRGFSLVSIDNKDILLVASFKGKTVAYQHLLVDLSAK